From the Penaeus chinensis breed Huanghai No. 1 chromosome 28, ASM1920278v2, whole genome shotgun sequence genome, one window contains:
- the LOC125039993 gene encoding uncharacterized protein LOC125039993 produces MNSDMTTRISRRRSVCQRPPHWASCRLLGHPYVRALSQWNPAISSRTVPCPRSYKLPKARRQGTAAAAMAGWRRLIVAALLQLAFSRVLPTENCYEKGKLSKGSGYFNCSKPRLNFSDTPSILTMDFRNRNQNNVFSLSLNRTADAFHLITLKGRETINSTQIDLRDSSSKLQLNIDRSSVRAKTHGTWRKLDIPKTDEIFSLYFRGVPPNPALCITCYGEDIWQNGRDAYQSTEQGVVQSIQSTEQGVVETTQSTEQGVVETTEQSMTQSPGATEQSETGIMQWLSLLLAMIVFHVIFII; encoded by the exons ATGAACTCTGACATGACAACACGAATC TCACGGAGACGCAGCGTGTGTCAGAGGCCCCCACATTGGGCGTCTTGCCGTTTGCTTGGTCATCCCTATGTGCGTGCTCTGAGTCAGTGGAACCCAGCTATTTCCAGCAGAACAGTTCCTTGTCCAAGAAGCTACAAGCTTCCCAAGGCGCGAAGGCAAGGCACCGCGGCTGCTGCGATGGCCGGCTGGCGGAGGCTGATCGTGGCGGCGCTCCTGCAGCTGGCCTTTTCACGAGTCCTTCCTACAGAGA ATTGCTATGAAAAAGGGAAACTATCAAAAGGAAGTGGATATTTCAACTGTTCAAAGCCACGTCTGAACTTCAGTGACACTCCAAGTATCCTCACAATGGACTTTCGTAACAGAAACCAAAATAATGTATTCAGTCTGTCACTCAACAGAACAGCCGATGCCTTCCACCTCATTACTctgaaaggaagggaaacaatTAACAGCACGCAAATTGATTTACGAGACTCTTCAAGTAAACTCCAACTAAACATCGACCGCTCAAGTGTGCGCGCAAAGACACACGGAACATGGCGGAAGCTGGACATTCCGAAGACAGACGAGATCTTCTCCTTGTACTTTCGAGGAGTCCCTCCCAACCCTGCTCTCTGCATCACGTGCT ACGGAGAAGACATCTGGCAAAACGGACGAGACGCTTATCAGAGCACTGAACAAGGCGTCGTTCAATCCATCCAGAGCACTGAACAAGGCGTCGTTGAAACCACTCAGAGCACTGAACAAGGCGTCGTTGAAACCACTGAACAAAGCATGACGCAATCCCCTGGGGCCACGGAACAAAGCGAGACAG GAATTATGCAGTGGTTGTCTCTCTTGCTGGCAATGATAGTTTTTcatgtcatctttatcatctaa